A portion of the Cyanobium sp. PCC 7001 genome contains these proteins:
- a CDS encoding ATP-binding cassette domain-containing protein: protein MANAIAIEGLNHHFGRGAVRRQVLFEVRLEVAAGEIVLLTGPSGSGKTTLLTLIGGLRAAQGGSLLVLGRQLVGASALELTLARREHGYIFQSHNLHRSLTASQNVRMALELRGSLSAAEMDRRSRSILESVGLGDHLDVKPARLSVGQKQRVAVARALVGEPPLLLADEPTAALDSRSGREVVTLMQRLAREKGCTILLVTHDSRILDIADRTLELEDGRLH from the coding sequence ATGGCCAACGCGATTGCGATTGAGGGGCTCAACCATCACTTCGGTCGGGGGGCGGTGCGGCGCCAGGTGCTGTTCGAGGTGCGCCTGGAGGTGGCGGCGGGGGAGATCGTGCTGCTCACCGGCCCGTCCGGATCGGGCAAAACCACCCTGCTCACCCTGATCGGCGGGCTGCGGGCTGCCCAGGGCGGCTCGCTGCTCGTGCTGGGCCGGCAGCTGGTGGGTGCCAGTGCGCTGGAGCTCACCCTGGCTCGGCGCGAGCACGGCTACATCTTCCAGTCGCACAATCTGCACCGCAGCCTCACCGCCAGCCAGAACGTGCGCATGGCCCTGGAGCTGCGCGGCAGCCTGAGCGCGGCTGAGATGGACCGCCGCTCCCGTTCCATCCTGGAGAGCGTGGGGCTGGGCGATCACCTGGACGTGAAGCCCGCCCGGCTTTCGGTGGGGCAGAAGCAGCGGGTGGCGGTGGCACGGGCCCTGGTGGGGGAGCCCCCGCTGCTGCTGGCTGATGAACCCACCGCCGCGCTCGACAGCCGCTCCGGCCGCGAGGTGGTGACGCTGATGCAGCGCCTGGCGCGGGAGAAGGGCTGCACGATCCTGCTGGTGACCCACGACAGCCGCATCCTCGACATCGCCGATCGCACCCTGGAGCTGGAGGACGGACGCCTGCACTGA
- the devC gene encoding ABC transporter permease DevC: protein MRTPLGWLQLRHDRGRFLVALAGIAFADLLMFMQLGFQAALYDSNTRLDRSFQADVVLISPRALNLQNLSTFPRRRLLQALDVPGVADAQGLYIRTVTWRNPQTLRTATVQVLGFDPDADVLRLPEVRAQADLLKLPDTVLFDRGARGQYREAIARIDRGERVTTEIERRTITVGGLFRLGASFGADATLMASDQTFLRLFPKVSAGSVSVGLITLAPGVAAEAVVEALRRHLPGDVQVLTDADFVQFEENYWRMASPVGFIFGLGTAMAFVVGVVLVYQVLSTDVNAHLQEYATFKAMGFRNRYLLLVVVEQALILAALGFIPGALMPLWLYAVAAKATTLPIAMTLQRAVVVFVLTLAMCLASGAIATRRLQAADPAELF, encoded by the coding sequence ATGAGAACGCCGCTCGGCTGGCTGCAGCTCCGCCACGACCGCGGCCGCTTCCTGGTGGCCCTGGCCGGCATCGCCTTCGCCGACCTGCTGATGTTCATGCAGCTGGGCTTCCAGGCGGCCCTGTACGACAGCAACACCCGCCTGGACCGCTCCTTCCAGGCCGATGTGGTGCTGATCAGCCCCCGGGCCCTGAACCTGCAGAACCTCTCCACCTTTCCGCGCCGCCGGCTGCTGCAGGCCCTGGATGTGCCCGGCGTGGCCGACGCCCAGGGGCTGTACATCCGCACGGTGACCTGGCGCAATCCCCAGACGCTGCGCACCGCCACGGTGCAGGTGCTGGGCTTCGACCCGGATGCCGATGTGCTGCGCCTGCCGGAGGTGCGCGCCCAGGCCGATCTGCTCAAGCTGCCCGACACAGTGCTGTTCGATCGGGGAGCCAGGGGCCAGTACAGGGAAGCGATCGCCCGGATCGATCGGGGCGAACGGGTGACCACCGAGATCGAGCGGCGCACGATCACCGTGGGCGGGCTGTTCCGGCTGGGGGCCTCCTTCGGGGCTGACGCCACCTTGATGGCGAGCGACCAGACCTTTCTGCGCCTGTTCCCCAAGGTGAGTGCCGGCAGCGTGAGCGTGGGCCTGATCACGCTGGCGCCGGGTGTGGCCGCCGAAGCGGTGGTGGAGGCCCTGCGCCGCCACCTGCCGGGCGACGTGCAGGTGCTCACCGATGCCGACTTCGTGCAATTCGAGGAGAACTACTGGCGGATGGCCAGCCCGGTGGGCTTCATCTTCGGCCTGGGCACGGCCATGGCCTTCGTGGTGGGCGTGGTGCTCGTGTATCAGGTGCTCTCCACCGATGTGAATGCCCATCTGCAGGAATACGCCACCTTCAAGGCGATGGGCTTCCGCAACCGCTACCTGCTGCTGGTGGTGGTGGAGCAGGCCCTGATCCTGGCGGCGCTGGGCTTCATCCCCGGGGCCCTGATGCCGCTGTGGCTCTATGCGGTGGCGGCGAAGGCCACCACCCTGCCGATCGCGATGACGCTGCAGCGGGCCGTGGTGGTGTTCGTGCTCACCTTGGCGATGTGTCTGGCCTCGGGGGCGATCGCCACCCGACGGCTGCAGGCGGCCGATCCGGCCGAGCTGTTCTGA
- a CDS encoding SIMPL domain-containing protein: MGRFSPLVTTLRRTPPLVFAMAVLATGLVLSTSMLVKGIRRGNDTITVTGASTERITSDYADWTVEVAESAPSLQASYQQLQPQVERTLAFLGQQGIADDAVSRQPIKSERSEVRDSRTGELQSVTYTTRQPIRISTPDVAKVAAVAQQIGQLVGEGVPLTINDPAYTYTKLSEKRVDMLAKATRDARERAREIARQAGSRIGVITQADTGSFQITVPNSTEMSSYGSYDTTTIEKDITAVMGVTFRVE, from the coding sequence ATGGGCCGTTTCTCTCCCCTCGTGACCACCCTGCGCCGTACACCGCCGCTGGTGTTTGCCATGGCCGTGCTGGCCACGGGGCTGGTGCTGTCCACCTCCATGCTGGTGAAGGGCATTCGCCGCGGCAACGACACCATCACCGTGACCGGTGCCAGCACCGAGCGCATCACCAGTGACTACGCCGACTGGACGGTGGAGGTGGCCGAGAGCGCTCCATCGCTGCAGGCCTCCTATCAGCAGTTGCAGCCCCAGGTGGAGCGCACCCTCGCTTTCCTGGGCCAGCAGGGCATCGCCGACGACGCCGTCAGCCGCCAGCCGATCAAGTCCGAACGCTCAGAAGTGCGTGACTCCCGCACGGGGGAACTGCAGTCCGTCACTTACACCACCCGCCAGCCGATCCGCATCAGCACGCCCGATGTGGCCAAGGTGGCCGCCGTGGCCCAGCAGATCGGTCAGCTGGTGGGCGAAGGTGTGCCGCTCACCATCAATGATCCGGCTTACACCTACACCAAGCTCTCCGAGAAGCGGGTGGACATGCTCGCCAAGGCCACCCGCGATGCCCGCGAGCGGGCGCGGGAGATCGCCCGTCAGGCCGGCTCCCGCATCGGCGTGATCACCCAGGCCGACACTGGCTCCTTCCAGATCACCGTGCCCAACTCCACCGAGATGAGCAGTTACGGCTCCTATGACACCACCACCATCGAGAAGGACATCACCGCCGTGATGGGCGTGACCTTCCGGGTGGAGTAA
- a CDS encoding AAC(3)-I family aminoglycoside N-acetyltransferase, with protein sequence MEHEIIHLNVKQADLLHKLNDLFGREFDEIKTYTSSRPDDEYLKSLLSDRSFIALVARLDSEVIGGLVAYELKKFEQQRSEVYLYDLAVSANHRRKGIATGLIRRLQSIAQSLGAWVTFVQADYSDKAAVALYSKLGTREDVLHFDLPFSS encoded by the coding sequence ATGGAACACGAGATCATTCATTTAAACGTCAAACAAGCCGATCTGCTGCACAAGCTGAACGATCTATTTGGACGGGAGTTTGATGAGATCAAAACTTATACTTCAAGCAGGCCAGATGATGAATATCTAAAGTCCCTGCTTTCCGATCGTTCATTTATTGCTTTGGTGGCTCGATTAGACTCTGAAGTTATTGGCGGACTCGTAGCTTACGAGCTCAAGAAGTTTGAGCAGCAGCGAAGTGAAGTCTATCTTTATGATTTAGCAGTTTCAGCTAATCATCGCAGAAAGGGCATAGCAACCGGCCTGATACGCAGACTTCAATCTATTGCTCAATCTTTAGGAGCTTGGGTCACATTTGTTCAAGCCGATTATTCTGACAAGGCAGCAGTGGCACTCTATTCGAAACTAGGCACTCGAGAGGATGTGCTGCATTTTGACTTGCCCTTTTCCAGCTAA
- a CDS encoding homocysteine S-methyltransferase family protein codes for MERRSLIQLNGVPLLSDGGLETTLVFHQGIELPGFAAFDLLRRERGAQLLTDYFRSYLALGREAGTGFVMETPTWRANPAWGPELGYSSEELEAANRQAVALLMELREEEERTARSDDRPDPVIQISGCIGPRGDGYVPDQKLSAEEAEVFHSWQIGVLSRSGVDLVTAFTLSAVPEAVGIVRAARAEAVPVVISFTVETDGRLPSGQPLSEAIERVDAETDGAAAYFMVNCAHPSHVAAVLEQGGPWRERIVGLRANASRRSHAELDAAESLDEGDPDDLARLYRELSPLLPNLAVLGGCCGTDLRHVQAIARATLPLLWEGLNPSLDTRISR; via the coding sequence GTGGAACGCCGATCCCTGATTCAGCTCAACGGCGTGCCGCTGCTCTCCGACGGCGGGCTGGAAACCACCCTGGTGTTCCACCAGGGGATTGAGCTGCCGGGGTTCGCGGCGTTCGATCTGCTGCGGCGGGAGCGGGGCGCCCAGCTGCTGACTGACTACTTCCGCAGCTACCTCGCCCTGGGCCGGGAGGCGGGCACGGGCTTTGTGATGGAAACCCCCACCTGGCGGGCCAATCCGGCCTGGGGACCGGAGCTGGGCTACAGCAGCGAGGAGCTGGAGGCGGCGAACCGGCAGGCGGTGGCCCTGCTGATGGAGCTGCGGGAGGAGGAGGAACGGACCGCTCGCAGCGACGACCGGCCCGACCCCGTGATTCAGATCAGCGGCTGCATCGGCCCCCGCGGCGACGGTTACGTGCCCGACCAGAAGCTGAGCGCTGAGGAGGCCGAGGTCTTCCACAGCTGGCAGATCGGAGTGCTGAGCCGGAGCGGCGTGGATCTGGTCACGGCGTTCACCCTGAGTGCGGTGCCGGAGGCGGTGGGCATCGTGCGTGCCGCCCGGGCGGAAGCCGTGCCGGTGGTGATCTCCTTCACGGTGGAAACCGACGGGCGTCTGCCCAGCGGCCAGCCCCTAAGCGAGGCGATCGAGCGGGTGGATGCCGAAACGGATGGCGCTGCGGCCTATTTCATGGTGAACTGCGCCCATCCCAGCCACGTGGCGGCGGTGCTGGAGCAGGGCGGCCCCTGGCGGGAGCGGATCGTGGGGCTGCGCGCCAACGCCTCCCGCAGGAGTCATGCGGAACTGGATGCGGCCGAGAGCCTCGATGAGGGCGATCCTGACGACCTGGCACGGCTGTACCGGGAGCTGAGCCCGCTGCTGCCCAACCTGGCGGTGCTGGGCGGCTGCTGCGGCACCGACCTTCGCCATGTGCAAGCCATTGCCCGGGCCACCCTGCCCCTGCTGTGGGAGGGCCTCAATCCGAGCCTGGACACCAGGATCAGCCGTTGA